In a single window of the Pandoraea pulmonicola genome:
- a CDS encoding GntR family transcriptional regulator gives MPNDTSLESHALPAAAATSSTAAGTSAPPARSDASPASPTNGRSLTERAYEAIKHDIITLRLRPGETLNEAQLMQSTGLGRTPVHQAMHRLALEGLLVILPRKGAMVAPVSLNDALEIIDVRMINETYCVELAARAATPADLEAIAAVLARSRDAIAARDVAAMMRIDRDFHLAISRASRNQTLAELLRGLHERSLRFWFLALSTPSHLEDVYEEHLELYEALAAHDAERARRAIARHIEEFRTHILKAI, from the coding sequence ATGCCCAACGACACTTCCCTCGAGTCCCATGCCCTGCCCGCCGCGGCCGCAACGTCCAGCACGGCGGCCGGCACCTCCGCGCCTCCTGCCCGATCGGATGCATCCCCAGCCTCGCCGACCAACGGCCGCAGTCTGACCGAGCGGGCGTACGAGGCGATCAAGCACGACATCATCACGCTGCGTCTGCGCCCGGGCGAGACGCTCAACGAAGCGCAGCTGATGCAGTCGACGGGGCTCGGACGCACGCCGGTCCATCAGGCGATGCACCGGCTCGCGCTCGAGGGACTGCTGGTCATCCTGCCGCGCAAGGGCGCGATGGTGGCCCCCGTCTCATTGAACGACGCCCTCGAGATCATCGACGTCCGCATGATCAACGAGACGTACTGTGTCGAGCTGGCCGCCCGCGCGGCGACGCCGGCCGACCTCGAAGCCATCGCGGCCGTGCTGGCACGCTCGCGCGACGCCATCGCCGCGCGCGACGTCGCCGCCATGATGCGCATCGACCGCGACTTCCATCTGGCGATCTCGCGCGCTTCGCGCAATCAGACGCTTGCCGAGCTGTTGCGCGGCCTGCACGAGCGCTCGCTGCGCTTCTGGTTTCTCGCATTGTCCACGCCGAGCCATCTGGAAGACGTCTACGAGGAACACCTCGAACTGTATGAAGCGCTCGCCGCCCACGACGCCGAGCGCGCGCGCCGCGCCATTGCCCGGCACATCGAAGAATTCCGCACCCATATCCTGAAAGCGATCTGA
- a CDS encoding amidase, whose product MSTDAIDLQRPLSELAAALDAGRTTSRALTEQALARIADPTGQGSVVFTQVDAQAAREAADGLDALRRAGARLSPLMGIPVSVKDLFDVAGQVTRAGSKVLDDAPAATRDALAVARLRQAGAVIVGRTNMTEFAFSGLGLNPHYGTPRSPWRRAEGHIAGGSSSGAAASVADGMAAVGLGTDTGGSIRIPSAFCGLTGFKPTAARTPRDGALPLSTSLDSVGPIGRSVDCCARVDAILSGNPVDESPLVPRHVRGMRFGVLTNYVLDGAEPAAIAIYERALSALAKAGATLIEFTFEPFDNLPAINRFGFSPIEAFAWHRKLLAERAQDYDPRVLVRIRKGEPAGAADYIDLLEARAALMAAANPVWQSFDAVLCPTVPLTPPAIAPLEASDETFTATNALVLRNPTAINMIDGCAFSLPCQAEGEAPIGLMLSGAAGDDARLFPVGRAIEQTLRAAGLGG is encoded by the coding sequence ATGAGCACCGACGCCATCGATCTGCAACGCCCCCTGTCCGAACTCGCCGCCGCGCTCGACGCCGGGCGCACTACCAGCCGCGCCCTCACCGAGCAGGCCCTCGCGCGCATCGCCGACCCCACCGGCCAGGGCAGCGTCGTCTTCACCCAGGTCGACGCGCAGGCCGCACGCGAGGCTGCCGACGGCCTCGACGCGCTGCGCCGCGCAGGCGCCCGTCTCTCGCCGCTCATGGGCATTCCTGTTTCGGTGAAGGATCTGTTCGATGTCGCTGGCCAGGTCACGCGCGCCGGCTCGAAAGTGCTCGACGATGCCCCCGCGGCCACGCGCGACGCGCTCGCGGTGGCCCGTCTTCGTCAGGCGGGAGCGGTGATCGTCGGGCGCACCAACATGACGGAGTTCGCCTTCTCGGGACTTGGCCTGAATCCCCATTACGGCACGCCCCGCTCGCCGTGGCGGCGCGCCGAGGGCCATATTGCAGGCGGCTCGTCGTCGGGCGCGGCGGCATCGGTCGCCGACGGCATGGCCGCCGTGGGGCTTGGCACCGACACGGGCGGCTCGATCCGCATCCCGTCGGCGTTCTGCGGCCTGACCGGTTTCAAGCCGACGGCGGCCCGGACACCGCGCGACGGCGCGTTGCCGCTCTCGACGTCGCTCGATTCGGTCGGCCCCATCGGTCGTTCGGTGGATTGCTGCGCGCGCGTCGACGCGATTCTCTCGGGCAATCCGGTCGACGAATCGCCGCTCGTGCCGCGTCACGTGCGCGGCATGCGTTTCGGCGTGTTGACCAACTATGTGCTCGACGGTGCGGAGCCGGCGGCCATCGCCATCTACGAACGCGCGCTGTCGGCTCTCGCGAAGGCTGGCGCCACGCTGATCGAATTCACATTCGAGCCGTTCGACAACCTGCCCGCGATCAACCGCTTCGGCTTCTCCCCCATCGAAGCCTTTGCATGGCACCGCAAGCTGCTCGCCGAACGCGCACAGGACTACGATCCGCGCGTGCTCGTGCGCATTCGCAAGGGCGAGCCGGCCGGAGCCGCCGATTACATCGATCTGCTCGAAGCGCGTGCGGCGCTCATGGCTGCGGCGAATCCCGTCTGGCAGAGCTTCGACGCCGTGCTGTGCCCGACCGTGCCGCTCACGCCGCCGGCCATCGCACCGCTCGAAGCCAGCGACGAGACCTTCACCGCGACCAACGCACTCGTGCTGCGCAACCCGACGGCGATCAACATGATCGACGGCTGCGCGTTCTCGCTGCCCTGTCAGGCCGAGGGCGAGGCGCCGATCGGGCTGATGCTTAGCGGCGCGGCCGGTGACGACGCCCGCCTGTTTCCGGTCGGCCGCGCCATCGAACAGACGCTGCGCGCCGCCGGGCTCGGCGGCTGA
- a CDS encoding disulfide bond formation protein B, whose amino-acid sequence MNAQIDPALRRERKLYFLMTVVSLALLGGALYFQYVRHEDPCPLCILARYALVLIAIFGLVGAVSRSWAGIQVARLLAALSAIGGMAASAYLIYVQANPLVSCGYDVVEAFVDALPTSRWLPQVFQVQGMCQTVHPPILGLTLPMWSLAAFVVIFLSLALHRPRRAISLR is encoded by the coding sequence ATGAACGCTCAAATCGACCCGGCCCTGCGCCGCGAACGCAAACTGTATTTCCTGATGACCGTCGTCAGCCTCGCTTTGCTGGGCGGCGCCCTGTACTTCCAGTACGTCCGCCACGAGGATCCGTGCCCCCTGTGCATTCTGGCGCGCTACGCGCTGGTGCTCATCGCCATCTTCGGTCTGGTGGGCGCCGTGTCGCGAAGCTGGGCGGGCATTCAGGTTGCGCGCCTGCTCGCCGCGCTGTCGGCGATTGGCGGCATGGCGGCGTCTGCCTATCTGATCTACGTGCAGGCCAACCCGCTGGTCAGTTGCGGCTACGACGTGGTCGAGGCGTTCGTCGATGCGCTGCCGACGTCGCGCTGGCTCCCGCAGGTCTTCCAGGTACAGGGCATGTGCCAGACCGTGCACCCGCCGATTCTGGGTCTGACGTTGCCGATGTGGTCGCTCGCCGCATTCGTGGTGATCTTCCTGTCGCTGGCGCTGCATCGTCCGCGCCGTGCGATTTCGCTGCGCTGA
- a CDS encoding LysR substrate-binding domain-containing protein encodes MQRLREQIDAYLLRVLHTLLTEQSVSRAALKLGQSQPAISNSLRRLREITGDAILVRGKSGMVATERGRELLGYATDALAAIDRITHPTTEFAPQTTTRAFRLGAPDYLDAVFLPNIAEVLRRDAPSSRLHVQPINAGFDYAGALENGTLDVVIGNWLEPPPQLHMSRLFDDEVVCMLGAQHPLANKGISLKHYLELPHLAPTPYVAERQSFIDGCLAEQGLRRNIQMTMPYFGLVPYVLMRTDLVFTTGRQFAQHYARYLPIRVLPSPFAFPPMRFYQLWHERTHAAPEVTWLRRRVAEVATELDAANGGGAESPALART; translated from the coding sequence ATGCAAAGACTCCGCGAACAGATCGACGCCTACCTGCTGCGGGTGCTCCATACGCTGCTCACAGAGCAGAGCGTCTCGCGTGCGGCCCTCAAGCTCGGCCAGTCGCAGCCGGCCATCAGCAACTCGCTGCGCCGTCTGCGCGAGATCACGGGCGACGCCATCCTGGTGCGCGGCAAGAGCGGCATGGTCGCGACCGAGCGCGGCCGCGAACTGCTTGGATACGCCACCGATGCACTCGCCGCCATCGACCGCATCACGCATCCCACGACGGAATTCGCGCCGCAGACGACCACGCGCGCCTTCCGCCTCGGCGCACCCGACTACCTCGACGCCGTCTTCCTGCCCAACATCGCCGAAGTGCTGCGGCGCGACGCGCCGTCGTCACGTCTGCACGTGCAGCCGATCAATGCCGGTTTCGACTACGCGGGTGCGCTGGAGAACGGCACGCTCGACGTGGTCATCGGCAACTGGCTCGAACCGCCGCCGCAATTGCATATGTCGCGTCTGTTCGACGACGAGGTGGTCTGCATGCTAGGCGCGCAACATCCCCTGGCGAACAAGGGCATCTCGCTCAAGCACTATCTGGAGCTGCCGCACCTGGCGCCCACGCCGTATGTCGCCGAGCGGCAGAGCTTCATCGACGGCTGTCTCGCGGAGCAGGGCCTGCGCCGCAACATTCAGATGACGATGCCGTATTTTGGGCTGGTGCCGTACGTGCTGATGCGCACGGATCTGGTGTTTACGACCGGGCGCCAGTTCGCGCAGCACTACGCCCGCTATCTGCCGATTCGCGTGTTGCCGTCGCCGTTCGCGTTTCCGCCGATGCGCTTCTATCAGCTCTGGCACGAGCGCACGCACGCCGCGCCCGAGGTGACGTGGCTGCGTCGGCGGGTGGCGGAAGTGGCCACCGAGCTCGATGCCGCCAATGGCGGCGGTGCGGAGTCGCCCGCACTGGCCCGGACGTGA
- the xdhA gene encoding xanthine dehydrogenase small subunit, translated as METQAIRFYYRGKVHEVTGEATTRTVLQYTREDLHCTGTKEGCAEGDCGACTVVIGELTGDGNVDLRAVNACIQFLPTLDGKALFTVEDLRAPTGELHPVQQALVDCHASQCGFCTPGFVMSLWAMYLNRPAEAGCPDRREIDDVLSGNLCRCTGYRPIVDAAQKMFDLPRREFDRAALARQLQALQRGDTFAYEHDGHVFHAPRTLAELGRLRASYPDARILAGSTDVGLWVTKQFRELKHLIYIGQVAELRDISEGPNGIHIGAGALLNDAFDALVRHYPDLAELRQRFASFPIRNAGTLGGNVANGSPIGDSMPALIALGTRIVLHREGVVREMPLEDFYVAYQKTALEAGEFVQGIRVPFPADAQRFRTYKLAKRFDQDISAVCAAFAIELDGGTVHAARVAFGGMAATPRRGSAIEAALNGRPWTEATVRAAMAALPTDYQPLSDMRATSAYRLAGAQNLLYRFFLETRPDAPLAAHEVNAFANV; from the coding sequence ATGGAGACACAAGCCATCCGCTTCTATTACCGCGGCAAGGTGCACGAGGTCACGGGCGAGGCCACGACCCGCACCGTGCTTCAGTACACGCGCGAAGACCTGCACTGCACCGGCACCAAGGAAGGATGCGCCGAAGGCGATTGCGGCGCCTGTACGGTCGTGATCGGCGAATTGACCGGCGATGGCAACGTGGATCTGCGCGCGGTCAACGCGTGCATCCAGTTTCTGCCCACGCTCGACGGCAAGGCCCTGTTCACCGTGGAGGATCTACGCGCTCCGACCGGCGAGCTGCACCCGGTGCAACAGGCGCTGGTGGACTGCCATGCGTCGCAGTGCGGCTTCTGCACGCCGGGCTTCGTGATGTCGTTGTGGGCCATGTATCTGAATCGTCCCGCCGAGGCGGGCTGTCCCGACCGCCGCGAGATCGACGACGTGCTCTCCGGCAATCTTTGCCGCTGCACGGGCTACCGGCCGATCGTCGACGCCGCGCAGAAGATGTTCGACCTCCCGCGCCGCGAATTCGACCGCGCCGCCCTGGCCAGACAACTGCAGGCGCTGCAACGCGGCGACACGTTCGCCTACGAGCACGACGGTCACGTCTTCCATGCACCGCGCACGCTCGCCGAGCTCGGCCGCCTGCGGGCGTCCTACCCCGACGCCCGCATTCTCGCCGGCAGCACCGACGTGGGCCTGTGGGTCACCAAGCAGTTTCGCGAACTCAAGCACCTGATCTACATCGGCCAGGTCGCGGAACTGCGCGATATCTCGGAAGGTCCGAACGGCATCCATATCGGCGCAGGCGCCTTGCTCAACGATGCTTTCGATGCGCTCGTCAGACACTATCCAGACCTTGCCGAACTGCGCCAGCGCTTCGCCTCGTTCCCGATCCGCAACGCGGGCACGCTGGGCGGCAACGTCGCCAACGGCTCGCCCATCGGCGATTCGATGCCCGCGCTGATCGCGCTCGGCACGCGCATCGTGCTGCATCGCGAAGGCGTGGTGCGCGAGATGCCGCTCGAGGACTTCTATGTGGCCTATCAAAAGACTGCGCTCGAAGCCGGTGAATTCGTGCAGGGCATTCGCGTGCCCTTTCCCGCCGACGCGCAACGCTTCCGGACCTACAAGCTCGCCAAGCGCTTCGACCAGGACATCTCGGCCGTATGCGCCGCGTTCGCCATCGAGCTCGACGGCGGCACCGTGCACGCCGCGCGCGTGGCCTTCGGCGGCATGGCGGCCACGCCCAGACGCGGCAGCGCCATCGAAGCGGCGCTGAACGGCCGGCCGTGGACCGAAGCGACCGTACGAGCCGCGATGGCCGCCCTGCCCACGGACTACCAACCGCTCTCGGACATGCGAGCCACGAGTGCCTATCGCCTGGCCGGCGCGCAGAATCTGCTGTATCGTTTTTTCCTGGAAACGCGCCCCGACGCGCCGCTCGCGGCGCACGAAGTCAACGCGTTCGCCAACGTCTAA
- the xdhB gene encoding xanthine dehydrogenase molybdopterin binding subunit → MNTQVEGFMTQTGTAAAASAQVGRSRPHESAVLHVAGEATYTDDIPELQGTLHCALGASPKAHARVLSLDLEAVRRAPGVVAVLTAADIPGVNDCGPVIHDDPILADGVVQYIGQPMFAVVAESHDAARRAARLAKGEYEDLPAILTPQAARAAGAGVLPPLHLRRGDPDAALQASPHRLSGTFECNGQEQFYLEGQISYAIPKENDGVHVYCSTQHPTEMQALVSHALGWHSHQVQVECRRMGGGFGGKESQSGLFACVAALCATRLKRPVKLRLDRDDDFMMTGKRHGFYFEYDVGFDDDGRITGAKVDMTLRAGFSADLSGPVATRAICHFDNAYFVPDADLRALCGKTNTQSNTAFRGFGGPQGALIMEVLQDAIARRLGKDALDVRRANFYGKTERNVTPYGQIVKDNVIHELVAELERTSEYRARREAVRAFNRTSPVLRKGLALTPLKFGISFNVQAFNQAGALVHVYRDGSMLVNHGGTEMGQGLNTKVAQVVAHELGVDLSHVRVTATDTSKIANTSATAASTGADLNGKAAQNAAWQIRQRLAAFAAQKYGGSADDVQFANDVVSANGHDIPFPELVEAAYWARVQLWSDGFYATPGLSWDAATMNGSPFFYFAYGAAVSEVILDTLTGEWRLLRADVLHDAGKSINPALDIGQVEGAFIQGMGWLTTEELWWNKDGKLMTHAPSTYKIPGISDCPTDFRVALFENVNVSDSIHRSKAVGEPPLLLPFSVFNALRDAVASVNDYRDEPVLNAPATSEALLMAITELRTRSAA, encoded by the coding sequence ATGAATACCCAGGTTGAAGGCTTCATGACGCAGACCGGTACCGCCGCGGCAGCCAGCGCCCAGGTGGGCCGCTCGCGTCCGCACGAGTCGGCGGTGCTGCACGTGGCGGGCGAGGCCACGTACACCGACGACATCCCCGAACTGCAAGGCACGCTGCACTGCGCGCTCGGCGCATCGCCCAAGGCGCACGCCCGCGTGCTCTCGCTCGATCTCGAAGCTGTGCGCCGCGCGCCGGGCGTGGTCGCCGTGCTGACCGCCGCGGACATCCCCGGCGTGAACGATTGCGGCCCGGTCATCCATGACGACCCGATCCTCGCCGACGGCGTGGTGCAGTACATCGGCCAGCCGATGTTCGCCGTGGTCGCCGAATCGCACGACGCCGCACGCCGCGCCGCGCGTCTGGCCAAGGGCGAGTACGAAGACCTGCCGGCGATCCTCACGCCGCAGGCCGCCAGGGCCGCGGGTGCGGGCGTGCTGCCGCCGCTGCATCTGCGTCGCGGCGATCCCGACGCCGCCCTGCAAGCCTCGCCGCACCGCCTGAGCGGCACGTTCGAGTGCAACGGGCAGGAGCAGTTCTATCTCGAAGGGCAGATTTCGTACGCGATTCCCAAGGAAAACGACGGCGTCCACGTGTATTGCTCGACGCAGCACCCGACTGAGATGCAGGCGCTCGTCTCGCACGCGCTGGGCTGGCACAGCCATCAGGTGCAGGTCGAGTGCCGTCGCATGGGCGGCGGCTTCGGCGGCAAGGAATCGCAGTCGGGCCTGTTCGCGTGTGTCGCCGCGCTGTGCGCCACGCGACTCAAGCGCCCGGTGAAGCTGCGTCTCGATCGTGACGACGACTTCATGATGACCGGCAAGCGTCACGGCTTCTATTTCGAATACGACGTGGGCTTCGACGACGACGGCCGCATCACCGGCGCAAAGGTCGACATGACGCTGCGCGCCGGTTTCTCCGCCGACCTGTCGGGACCGGTGGCCACGCGCGCGATCTGCCACTTCGACAACGCCTACTTCGTGCCCGACGCCGATTTGCGCGCGCTGTGCGGCAAGACGAACACGCAGTCGAACACGGCGTTTCGCGGCTTCGGCGGCCCGCAAGGCGCGCTCATCATGGAAGTGCTGCAGGACGCCATCGCCCGCCGTCTCGGCAAGGACGCGCTCGACGTGCGCCGCGCGAACTTCTACGGCAAGACGGAGCGCAACGTTACGCCCTACGGACAGATCGTCAAGGACAACGTCATTCACGAGCTCGTCGCCGAACTCGAGCGGACGAGCGAGTACCGCGCACGTCGCGAAGCCGTGCGCGCGTTCAACCGCACGAGCCCGGTGCTGCGCAAGGGCCTCGCGCTCACGCCGCTCAAATTCGGCATCTCGTTCAACGTGCAGGCGTTCAACCAGGCCGGGGCGCTGGTGCACGTCTATCGCGACGGCTCGATGCTGGTCAATCACGGCGGCACCGAGATGGGCCAGGGTCTGAATACCAAGGTCGCGCAGGTGGTGGCGCACGAACTGGGCGTGGATCTCTCGCACGTGCGCGTGACCGCGACCGACACGAGCAAGATCGCGAACACCTCGGCCACGGCGGCGTCGACCGGCGCCGACCTGAACGGCAAGGCCGCGCAGAATGCCGCCTGGCAGATCCGCCAGCGTCTGGCCGCGTTCGCCGCACAGAAGTACGGCGGCTCGGCCGATGACGTGCAATTCGCCAACGACGTCGTCAGCGCGAACGGCCACGACATCCCCTTCCCCGAACTTGTGGAAGCGGCCTACTGGGCGCGCGTGCAACTGTGGTCCGACGGCTTCTACGCGACGCCGGGCCTGTCGTGGGACGCCGCCACGATGAACGGCAGCCCGTTCTTCTACTTCGCCTACGGCGCGGCGGTCTCCGAGGTGATTCTCGACACGCTGACGGGCGAGTGGCGTCTGCTGCGCGCCGACGTGCTGCACGACGCCGGCAAGTCGATCAACCCGGCGCTCGACATCGGACAGGTCGAAGGGGCGTTCATTCAGGGCATGGGGTGGCTGACCACGGAGGAATTGTGGTGGAACAAGGACGGCAAGCTCATGACGCACGCGCCCTCCACCTACAAGATCCCCGGCATCAGCGATTGCCCGACGGACTTCCGCGTGGCGCTGTTCGAGAACGTCAACGTGTCGGATTCGATCCATCGCTCGAAGGCCGTGGGCGAGCCGCCGTTGCTGCTGCCGTTCTCGGTGTTCAACGCGCTGCGTGATGCGGTAGCCAGCGTGAACGACTACCGTGACGAGCCCGTGCTCAATGCCCCGGCCACGTCCGAAGCGCTGCTCATGGCGATCACCGAACTGCGCACGCGGAGCGCTGCCTGA
- the xdhC gene encoding xanthine dehydrogenase accessory protein XdhC, giving the protein MHRWVDAAHKLLVRGEAAVLVTIARVEGSAPREAGTHLLVTREHVWETIGGGHLEWRAMEVARQLLRQYGQQGARHVERFALGPSLGQCCGGAVTLAFEVLTLADLAWVSALHKRLAAGEASLRSVAFGAPGADAAASAQQGGPVVLTELDAREPLAHPHTLTRDADDAACAFWQANDGWLWLSERLAPSDFHIVLFGAGHVGQALVQVLSTLPCRVTWADERTETFPETAPLNTVIESTDTPEALVAEAPPGAYFLVMTHNHALDQRLCEEIFKRNDFAYFGLIGSMTKRRQFEHRLRERGVAPERFEQMICPIGVAGITGKAPATIAIAVAAQLLRVREQQMRQSAPAGAAAPSHDAGASA; this is encoded by the coding sequence ATGCATCGCTGGGTCGACGCCGCTCACAAGCTGCTGGTCCGCGGCGAAGCCGCGGTACTGGTGACGATCGCGCGTGTCGAAGGCTCGGCGCCGCGCGAGGCCGGCACCCATCTGCTCGTGACCCGCGAGCACGTGTGGGAGACCATCGGCGGCGGACACCTGGAATGGCGTGCAATGGAGGTCGCCCGGCAATTGCTGCGCCAGTACGGGCAGCAGGGGGCGCGTCACGTCGAGCGTTTCGCGCTCGGTCCGAGCCTGGGCCAGTGCTGCGGCGGCGCCGTCACACTGGCATTCGAAGTGCTCACGCTCGCCGACCTGGCCTGGGTGAGCGCGTTGCACAAGCGTCTCGCGGCAGGCGAAGCGAGCTTGCGCAGCGTGGCGTTCGGCGCGCCCGGCGCCGACGCGGCCGCGAGCGCGCAGCAAGGCGGTCCCGTGGTGCTGACCGAGCTCGACGCACGCGAACCGCTCGCCCATCCGCACACGCTGACGCGCGATGCCGACGACGCCGCGTGCGCCTTCTGGCAGGCCAACGATGGCTGGCTGTGGCTCAGCGAGCGCCTCGCCCCCAGCGACTTCCACATCGTGCTGTTCGGCGCGGGGCACGTCGGGCAAGCCCTCGTGCAAGTGCTATCCACGCTGCCCTGCCGGGTGACGTGGGCCGACGAGCGCACCGAGACGTTCCCCGAGACGGCGCCGCTCAACACCGTGATCGAGTCGACCGACACGCCGGAGGCCCTCGTCGCCGAAGCGCCGCCGGGCGCCTATTTTCTCGTGATGACGCACAACCACGCGCTCGACCAGCGACTGTGCGAGGAGATTTTCAAGCGCAACGATTTCGCCTACTTCGGCCTGATCGGCTCGATGACCAAACGCCGCCAGTTCGAGCACCGCCTGCGCGAGCGCGGCGTGGCGCCCGAGCGCTTCGAGCAGATGATCTGCCCGATCGGCGTTGCCGGCATCACGGGCAAGGCACCCGCCACGATCGCCATTGCCGTGGCCGCGCAGTTGCTGCGCGTTCGCGAACAGCAGATGCGTCAGAGCGCGCCCGCAGGCGCCGCTGCGCCGTCGCACGACGCGGGCGCCTCCGCGTGA
- a CDS encoding adenosine deaminase, protein MPLTPELAKTLCAMPKAELHVHIEGTLEPELIFRLAERNGVKLPYPSVEALRDAYAFTDLQSFLDIYYAGASVLLTEEDFHDMTRAYLARAATDNIRHTEIFFDPQTHTSRGVSMETVVNGIERALREAESQHGITSRLILCFLRHLSEEDALLTLETALPYFNSHGHRLVGVGLDSSEQGHPPAKFARVFERCRALGLRIVAHAGEEGPPAYIHEALDLLHVERVDHGVRAIEDEALLDRLAREKIALTVCPLSNVRLKVFDHMGQHTLHQLLKRGLAVTINSDDPAYFGGYLNENFLATFDALDMTLDDAYTMARNSFEASFIDAAEKQRLLGELERFRAAQPA, encoded by the coding sequence ATGCCACTCACGCCAGAACTCGCCAAGACCCTTTGCGCCATGCCCAAGGCGGAGCTGCACGTGCACATCGAGGGCACACTGGAGCCCGAGCTGATCTTCCGGCTCGCCGAACGCAATGGCGTCAAGCTGCCGTACCCGAGCGTGGAAGCGCTGCGCGACGCATACGCCTTCACGGATCTGCAATCGTTCCTCGACATCTATTACGCGGGCGCCAGCGTGCTGCTCACCGAGGAAGATTTCCACGACATGACGCGCGCCTACCTGGCGCGCGCGGCCACCGACAACATCCGTCACACCGAAATTTTTTTCGATCCGCAGACGCACACGTCGCGCGGCGTTTCGATGGAAACCGTGGTCAACGGCATCGAGCGTGCGCTGCGCGAAGCCGAATCGCAACATGGCATCACGAGCCGCCTGATCCTGTGCTTCCTGCGTCATCTGTCCGAGGAAGATGCGCTGCTCACGCTGGAGACTGCGCTGCCCTACTTCAACAGCCACGGCCATCGCCTCGTCGGCGTGGGTCTCGATTCTTCCGAGCAAGGACATCCGCCAGCCAAGTTCGCCCGCGTGTTCGAGCGCTGCCGCGCGCTGGGTCTGCGCATCGTCGCGCACGCCGGCGAGGAAGGTCCGCCCGCCTACATTCACGAAGCCCTGGACCTGCTGCATGTGGAGCGCGTGGACCACGGCGTGCGCGCCATCGAAGACGAGGCGCTGCTCGATCGTCTCGCACGCGAGAAGATCGCGCTCACGGTGTGCCCGCTATCGAACGTGCGCCTCAAGGTGTTCGATCACATGGGCCAGCACACGCTGCATCAGCTCCTCAAGCGAGGCCTGGCGGTGACGATCAACTCAGACGATCCCGCCTATTTCGGCGGCTACCTGAACGAGAATTTCCTCGCGACGTTCGATGCGCTGGACATGACGCTCGACGACGCTTACACGATGGCGAGGAACAGCTTCGAAGCGTCGTTCATCGACGCCGCCGAGAAGCAGCGTCTGCTTGGCGAGCTCGAACGCTTTCGCGCGGCCCAGCCGGCCTGA